The Pantoea eucalypti DNA window TGTTGTTAATCACTGTTCACTAACCACTGTAGCGAGTAGCAGTACTCGCTACAGTGGTTACCGTTTTAAAGAAGCCTATCCCTGCAAAATGGCGAGAGCGACACAGCGAATCTGTCACAGCTTCTTCTGCTTTCTGATTTTGTTGAGTAATTCTTTTTCCTCACGAGACACCATGACCAGTTCACTGTTCTCTTCTTCGATCATCGGTTCAGGCAGGCTGACATCAATAACGCCGGGGTCAAGATCAAGATCGTCATAATCGTCGATCTCATCATCGATCAGGTCAGAGTTGCTGAGTGGCAGTTCGGCCGGACGCAGCTTAGGATGACGATAATGCACCCAAAAGTAGACTGACGAGCCCCGCCGTGTTTCGGTGTAATCAAGATAACCAATCTCTTTTAACTGCTCCATGGCCTTTCTGACAGTCGCATTCTGGGTAATCACGCGTGACGTCAGGTTTAGTCTGGCACGCAGACGCGCCATTGATATCGGGGCAGGCTTAGGAGGAAGGCTTTCAATGAAGGTGTAGAGTGCCTGAGCGGATTCTTTGCGGGCCAGCTCATTGATAGCTTTCAGCTGCAGCAAAACCTTTCTGTCGAACTGATACAACTCAAAGATTTTGGGGTCAGCCTGCAGCGTTACTGTATCTTTCTTGATGCTGTATTTAGCCGACTGCACCAGATGCGTCGTGTAGTTTTCTCCGCCTTTACTGGTAAAGGTCAGAGTATTCGATGCGATACGCGTCAAGGATGCGTCCAGGCGGCTCCTGAGCTTCGAGGAGAGTCGTACCGAAGGTATGCCACAGAGTTTTGCGAA harbors:
- a CDS encoding RepB family plasmid replication initiator protein — protein: MPRKEPDILNIADAFSETDKRTGEVVTLTPNSNNTVQPVALMRLGLFVPTLKSTARSQKNQMNAMDVTQDLKQLSLVRSEGYDNIKILGARLDMDNDFKTWVGIIRAFATHECLGDTVTLSFVEFAKLCGIPSVRLSSKLRSRLDASLTRIASNTLTFTSKGGENYTTHLVQSAKYSIKKDTVTLQADPKIFELYQFDRKVLLQLKAINELARKESAQALYTFIESLPPKPAPISMARLRARLNLTSRVITQNATVRKAMEQLKEIGYLDYTETRRGSSVYFWVHYRHPKLRPAELPLSNSDLIDDEIDDYDDLDLDPGVIDVSLPEPMIEEENSELVMVSREEKELLNKIRKQKKL